The proteins below are encoded in one region of Paenibacillus albus:
- a CDS encoding HD-GYP domain-containing protein, translating to MLLESLNRKRVKHDILNARGVMIVPAQTLLNEWHLKLIQQHQIDIREISIISDEKVESSELIIKKASNYSKELFNQIQVKTKIPVMEIKHELVPLIQQVSENHDLFHLFESVKAKDEYTHQHNIGVGVLSTLIGKWLELDEKEIALLSLAAVMHDVGKVRISEDILMKPGKLTNEEFEEMKRHTVYGYQILKETTGLSPRVANVALQHHERINGKGYPLKLQEHQVDPMSLIVAVADVFHAMSSKRPYHEPLPFFQVVSQMRKGFFGELAPRIVAVFLNNLTKSLIGRKITLTNGQKGEVVYINPHDDINPLVKVGDSFVDLSHDQELHIQDIVV from the coding sequence ATGCTTTTAGAATCACTTAATAGAAAAAGAGTAAAGCATGACATATTGAATGCAAGAGGAGTCATGATTGTTCCTGCCCAAACCCTTCTAAATGAATGGCATCTCAAGCTCATCCAGCAGCACCAAATTGATATCAGAGAAATTAGTATTATATCTGATGAAAAAGTAGAATCTTCCGAGTTAATAATAAAAAAAGCAAGCAACTACTCAAAAGAGTTGTTTAATCAGATTCAAGTTAAAACGAAAATTCCAGTTATGGAGATTAAGCACGAACTGGTTCCGCTTATTCAACAGGTATCGGAAAACCATGATCTTTTTCACTTATTCGAATCTGTCAAAGCAAAGGATGAGTACACCCATCAGCACAACATTGGAGTGGGCGTATTGTCGACGCTTATTGGCAAGTGGTTGGAATTGGACGAGAAGGAGATTGCTTTATTGTCTTTAGCAGCAGTTATGCATGATGTAGGGAAAGTTCGAATATCCGAAGATATCCTAATGAAGCCGGGCAAGCTAACGAATGAAGAATTTGAGGAAATGAAACGTCATACGGTTTACGGTTATCAGATTCTTAAGGAAACAACTGGCTTAAGTCCTCGTGTTGCAAATGTAGCTTTGCAGCATCATGAACGCATCAATGGAAAGGGATACCCTCTAAAGCTCCAGGAACATCAAGTGGATCCTATGAGTCTGATTGTTGCCGTTGCAGATGTATTCCATGCCATGTCATCCAAGAGACCGTATCACGAACCACTGCCTTTCTTTCAAGTTGTCAGTCAAATGCGCAAAGGTTTCTTCGGCGAATTGGCACCTAGGATTGTCGCGGTCTTCCTGAATAACCTGACCAAAAGCTTGATTGGTAGAAAAATCACGCTGACTAATGGTCAAAAAGGGGAAGTCGTATATATTAATCCCCATGATGATATCAATCCGTTGGTTAAGGTAGGCGACTCCTTTGTCGATCTTAGTCACGATCAAGAGCTTCATATCCAGGATATTGTTGTATAG
- a CDS encoding 2OG-Fe(II) oxygenase, whose product MTVKEQTIFNSCGNVIKTSDKEIHIIGRIDEPLILILENVLSHEECDVLIDLAKNRLQRAKIGGKSHVESDIRTSSSMFFEENENECIKKVETRVSELMNIPVSHAEPLQILHYKPGEQYHPHFDYFTSGNVVNNRISTLIMYLSDVEEGGETYFPSLRLAVTPKKGSAVYFEYFYNDYRLNELTLHAGNPVVIGAKWVATQWMRRQSHRIT is encoded by the coding sequence ATGACCGTTAAAGAGCAGACGATTTTCAACTCGTGTGGAAACGTAATCAAAACGTCAGATAAAGAGATTCATATTATCGGCAGAATTGACGAACCGCTTATTTTGATATTGGAAAATGTCTTAAGTCATGAAGAGTGTGATGTACTCATTGATTTAGCTAAGAACAGGCTGCAGCGCGCTAAAATCGGAGGCAAATCTCATGTAGAAAGCGATATTAGGACAAGCAGCAGCATGTTCTTCGAAGAAAACGAAAATGAGTGCATTAAAAAAGTGGAAACCAGAGTTTCCGAACTGATGAATATACCGGTTTCACATGCAGAACCGTTGCAAATTTTACATTATAAACCCGGTGAGCAGTACCATCCGCACTTTGACTACTTCACATCCGGAAATGTGGTCAACAATCGCATTAGCACACTGATCATGTATTTAAGTGACGTTGAAGAAGGCGGCGAAACTTATTTCCCTTCGCTTCGATTAGCGGTAACGCCTAAAAAGGGCAGCGCTGTTTACTTTGAATATTTTTATAACGATTACCGTTTAAATGAACTCACGCTGCATGCGGGAAATCCCGTCGTAATTGGGGCGAAATGGGTAGCCACCCAGTGGATGAGAAGGCAAAGTCATCGAATTACTTAA